Proteins from a single region of Esox lucius isolate fEsoLuc1 chromosome 13, fEsoLuc1.pri, whole genome shotgun sequence:
- the fgf17 gene encoding fibroblast growth factor 17 has product MYGINQRCIYISFHFFVLWCHAQGENHPSPNFNQYVREQGAVTDQLSRRQVRVYQLYSRTSGKHVQIQGKRVTATAEDGNNYARLFVETDTFGSRVRIKGAESGRYLCMNRKGKLVGKPNGRSRDCIFTEIVLENNYTAFQNAKYEGWYVAFTRKGRPIKASKTRENQREVHFIKRLHKGPLPFPNMDRIKHFEFISFPPTRRAKRNRKSQTAA; this is encoded by the exons atgTATGGAATAAATCAGCGCTGTATTTACAT ATCTTTTCATTTCTTCGTGCTGTGGTGCCATGCTCAG GGGGAGAATCACCCGTCTCCTAATTTTAACCAGTATGTGAGGGAGCAGGGCGCAGTGACGGACCAGCTAAGCCGACGACAAGTCAGGGTGTATCAACTATACAGCCGGACCAGCGGGAAGCACGTCCAGATTCAGGGCAAGAGGGTCACCGCTACTGCTGAGGACGGCAATAATTACG CACGTCTCTTTGTAGAAACTGACACCTTTGGCAGTCGAGTTCGGATCAAAGGAGCAGAGAGTGGACGCTACCTCTGTATGAACCGGAAGGGGAAACTAGTTGGAAAG CCTAATGGGAGAAGCAGGGATTGTATCTTCACAGAGATTGTTCTAGAGAACAATTACACTGCCTTCCAGAATGCCAAGTATGAGGGCTGGTATGTGGCTTTCACCAGGAAAGGGAGACCTATCAAAGCTTCCAAGACAAGGGAGAACCAGAGAGAGGTCCATTTCATCAAGAGGCTACACAAGGGCCCACTACCTTTCCCCAACATGGACAGAATCAAACACTTTGAGTTCATCAGTTTTCCACCCACTCGTCGAGCGAAACGGAACAGGAAATCACAGACTGCTGCCTAG